Part of the Alphaproteobacteria bacterium SS10 genome is shown below.
GCCATCTTAATCAGCCGTGGGCGACCGGTCAGGTTCTCAATGCTGCGGATCATCGCGCGCCCAGCCTTGGAGCGGGCAGCAAAAGCGTAGCTGATCTCACGCGCGGACATGCCGTCCATCTTGCGGTCGCGATGGCGGTCACGCTGACGGCCGTCACGGCCACCGAGCCGACCCTTAATCGCTTTCAAAATCGGTACGTCGCGGGGCGTTTCCTGCCGACTTCCCAACATAGTGAGTTTCCTGCTCAAACCTCATCGAACGGCAAGGTGGATATGGTTGGGCCTGCACGCTATTGCCAGCGGCGGCCGCGGATTTTCTCCTTGCCACACCATCGCAAGATTATGAAAACCAGCCGCGCCGGGCAAGCTGAACCGGTTCAGCCCAGGGATGCTACAGGATCGACCCTGAAGGATAAAAAGGGCTGAATCACTAGGTTAAGTACCGCTCTTTCTTGGGTTTTCGGCATAGTAAACGCTACTAATTGGGTGTTTGGGAGGCCCCATGGGGATGGGCCAAAGCGCGACCAAATGATGGAATTCCGCAACACGTTGAACCTGCCGACGCATTCGCTGCTGTCCGCTGTCATCCCGTATGACAAGACAATCGCGCTTATGCTGCAGGCACGGCTGTTTGCGATCGATAAGGCCCAGGCCGACCTGCCCAGGGAAGCGCAGCAAAACATCAAGGCCATCCGCAACTTGCCCGACCTACAGAAGGCGTTGCGCAAGGCGGATGTCAGTAACGACCATATCGCCGAGGCTGAAGAGCATATCCGTGGTGAGGGGCACATGCCCTGGTCGGTGCCACGCGGTGGCGATGTGGCGGTGAATTTCGGCCTGATCAAGCCGGGTGTGAAAGATGCCCTGATGATTGCCCAAGCTGGGGAGCGGACCCTACGTGCGCAAGAGGCGGCGACTTTGGCCGAACCTGGCGGGGTCCCGGCATTCCCTGACACGGTCCTGCCCGGCATCGTTAATGATGCCCGCAGTCCGGATCAGCCAGCCCGCGGCTTCATCGGTAAGTTCGATGATGAACCACCAAAGCTGGTCGCGGCACAGGCTGCGCATCATCTGGCGGATCTGGCCGCCGGTGCGGCTGCCCTTGGTCTGGATGAGAGCCAGGCCGATGCGGCCAAGCAGATGACCGAAGATTTAAAGGTGATCGCCCGCCGCTCACTGCATGAGGCTGGCGAGGCGCTACACGAAACCGGGGAGATTGACCCGGCAGAGAAGACCATGGCCATCCTTGGTTCGCCCGATGGGCGGGATGAACAAGCGGCGGTTGAGCGTGTCGCCGACTTTGCCCGGTTGCAGGTCTATAAGCTGGCGGTCACCAAGGTGATCGACCGGCCAACCGCCATGCGCTGGCAGCAGCTGATCGATAAGCGGGCAACCCAAGCACGCCCCATCATGCAGGTGGGGCCGGGCCCCGATGCCGGACCGAAGATGGGTCCAGAAAGAAAGCCAGGCGGCAGTCCTTAGCGGCAGTCCTTAAGCAGCAGCTTTTGCGCCGATTAAACCCATCGACCAGAAATCAACCTCGAGCGCAGTGGCCGTATCGAACCGAGCCTGCAACTGCGACCAGCGCGGCAAGGTCTGGTAGTTCTCACCTAGCCGGTGGGTGAGGGCATTGTCGATCAGCGCGCCGACATCCCGGCACACCTGCTGGTATTCCTCACCAGCATAAACATCGATCCAAGGCCGATAGCTGGTTGTCGGGGCTGCCTCGTCAGCTAACCGCGCACCGATCTCACCATAGCCCAGAACACAGGGCGCCAGGGCTGCCATGAGGTCGAGGAAATCGCCGGAGTAACCGGCCTCAAGCACATAGCGGGTATAGGCGAGGTTGGCCGCCTCCTCACTGGCATTGAACAACTCGGCCTCGCGGATCCCTTCTTTGGCGCAGGTCTCGATATGCAGCTGCATTTCGTGATTAACCAGCGCGTTCACCGTGGCGGCGGCGGCCTTCATTTCATCCAGTGTGTCTGCCTTGGTGACAGCCAGCGCCCAGGCCCGGGAGAAATGCACCAGGAAGACGTAATCCTGGACCAGGTAATGGATGAATGCCTCACGCGGCAGGCTGCCATCGCGCAACCCCTCAACAAAGGTATGGCGGGTATAGGCCTGCCAAACATCACCGGCAGCCTGGCGCCAGGCGGCGAATGCGGAACCATATGTTGGGGGCGTGGTCATTGGTCTCTCCATGGGGTTCAAAAAGGCTAGTTAGCCAGCGGCGATCAGGACGATTTCGCAATCTGTATGGGGGGCCAGTCGGCTGGCAGCCTGCCAGGCGCGTAAGCCAGATCGGCAGCAAAACACCGCGCGCTGCTTGCCGGATGGGGCCGGGCCATCCGCACCGAAATCGCCAACTTCAGCGCGCATGGCCGCCGCATGAAATGGCGCTGGTGCTTCCATGCCACCGCGCAGCTCGACGAGGAAATCAGCATCTGTGGCCTGGTCCGGGGCAATGAATTGAAAACCCGCTTGCGCAGGTTCTGGTGCGTTATCAAACCGGAAGCCACCAAAGCGATAGCTCGCCGCATCAACGGTCACCATCTGCCCGAGCGGCGATGGTGTGAGCTCGACCAGGATGGCCAGCGCCATCTGCGCCTGCAGACTGCCAATGATCCCCACAACGGGCCCCAGAACACCGGCGGTGGCGCAGTTCTGTGCCCTGGCTGGCAGGTCAGGGAAAACGGCACGGAGTGAGGGGGCACCACCGCAAACACCGGCGGCATAGCCCTCAAGGCCCAAGGCTGATCCGGTGACCAGCGGTATCTTGGTTTTGAAGCAGATGTCAGAGAGGGTGTAGCTGACGGCAAAACTGTCGGCGCAATCGATGACGATATCGGCCTCGGCAACCAGTCGCGCTGCATTGGCTGGGCTGAGGCGTCCTTGGATCGCCACCAACTCAACATCGTCGTTCAAACCACGCAAAGATGGGGCCGCTGCCTTAACCTTTGGTCGGCCGATCTGATCCTCGCGGTAGAGGGGTTGACGATGCAGATTGCTGAGTGCCACAGCATCCGGATCAATGATGGTGAGGCGGCCAATACCGGCACCGGCAAGGTATTGGAGGACGGGCACGCCCAGGCCGCCCGCGCCAACGATCAATGCATGAGCTACCCGTATCTTGGCCTGCCCTTCTGCACCTATGGCGGGCAAAATGGATTGGCGGGCATAGCGATCCGTGGCCCCCTGCTCATCACTCATCGCGTTGCCTCGATCCAAGCGTGAACCCGTGCCTCGGGATCATTATTGAGCGTGATGTCCGTTACGACAGAGACAACGTCTGCCCCGGCGGCGAGGGCGCCTGCCGCACGCTCAACCGTCATGCCGCCAATGGCAATCAGCGGGCGATCACCGATCAGGCGTTTCCACTCACCCACCCGGTCCAACCCCTGCGGATCCCAGGGCATTTGTTTCAAGATCGTCGGGTAGATGGGACCCAGGGCGACATAATCGGGATCAAAGGATAGGGCGCGGTCTAACTCTTCATGGCTGTGGGTTGAGATGCCAAGCTTGATGCCTGCCTGGCGGATCGCGGGGACGTCGGCGTCATCCAAATCCTCCTGGCCCAGATGGACATAATCACAGCCCGTGTCGATGGCGATCTGCCAGTAGTCATTCACGATCAATTGGGCGCCATTCTGGGCACAAAGATCCCTGGCCACCGTAATCTCATCCCGGGTTTCTTCATCACTTCGGTCTTTCACCCGTAACTGCACCAGCTTCACCCCAAGCGGCAGGGTTCGGCGCAGCCAGTCGCTGCTGTCAAAGATGGGATAGAACGCGTCGAGCGTACTCATGTCAGGAAAGCTTTACCGATAACGGGGGTGGAGGGGGCGGCCATATCCCGCGGCTCAATCGGATCGGCCTTCGCGGCCAGCATCCCGGCCTCAACTGCCTTTGCGAAACCTTGGGCCATGGCCACGGGATCACCGGCCTTGGCAACCGCGGTGTTCAGCAGCACACCATCCATGCCCAACTCCATCGCCCGGGCGGCGTGGGAAGGGAGGCCAAGCCCTGCATCGATAATCAACGGCACCTCTGGGAAATGGGCGCGCAAGCTGCGCAGGCCGTATTCATTGTTGAGGCCAAGCCCCGACCCAATCGGGGAACCCCAGGGCATCAGTAGCTCGCAACCCGCCTCAAGCAACCGCTCCGCCACCACCAGATCTTCGGTGGTGTAGGGGAAGACCTTGAACCCCTGTTCAGCCAGGATGCGTGTGGCCTCAACCAATCCATAGACATCCGGCTGCAGGGTGTCGGTATGGCCGATCACCTCAAGCTTGATCCAATCGGTGCCGAACACCTCCCGCGCCATCTCGGCTGTGGTGACCGCTTCCTTAACCGTATGGCAGCCCGCCGTGTTAGGGAGGATGTGGACGCCCAGCTCTTGCACCAGCTGCCAGAAGGCCTGGCCATCCTTACTCACACTGCTCTCCCGCCTCAGGGACACGGTCGCGATCTCTGCCCCGGATTGACGGAAGGCATCGGCCATGATGGCGGGTGACGGATACTGCGCCGTGCCCAGCATCAGCGGCAGGGTTGGCGTGTAATCATAGAAGGCACGCATCGCTCAGCCCCCTTGCATCGGTGCCAGCACCTCAATGCTGTCACCATCGTTAAGCGTGTGGGCAGCACGGGCTGGGCCGGGCACAAACTGGCCATTCACGGCGGTTGCCACGGTGGCATCCCCATAGCCGAGCGTGATTAGAGCCTTGGCCAGGTTGCCGTCGCTCACCTCATGCGGATTGCCGTTGACGGTGATCTTCATCAGCGAACTCCGGGGTTGTGTCTTGGGTAATCCAGTCGGCCACCATGCAGGCCAGTGTTGGTGCCAGCAGGTAGCCATGGCGGAACAGGCCATTGGCAAAGATGATCTCACTACCATCGGTCCGGGCCCTACGCCGGATCCGGGGCAGGTTATCTGGGAAGGCGGGGCGGGCATCGACACCAATCTCGATCACCGACGCCTCACCAAATCCAGGGTGTAGGGCATAGGCAGCCGAGAGCAGCTCAAGCATGGAGCGGGCCGTGATGCGGCTGCGGTCTTGCGCTTCAATCTGTGTGGCGCCCAACATGAACACGCCATTGCCACGCGGCACGATGTAGAGCGGATAGCGTGGGTGTAGCAGCCGGATCGGCCGGTTGAGGGTTACGTCAGGGCAATGCAGGACCAGCATCTCCCCCTTCACACCGCGAAGGTCGGTAAGGTTGTCCTGCGCCGCAAGGCCCCGGCAATCGATGGTAAGGGCCGGGTTGTTCGAGGGCTCAGCCTCAATCGTAATACCGCGCTCCTGCAACCAAGCTAGCAATTCGGCCAGGGCCTGGCGTGGCGTTAGGTGGGCCTCCCCTTCAAAGAACAGGGTCTTGCGATAGCGTCCTGCCAAATCGGGTTCCAATTCACCAATCCGGTCGGCGTCGATTTGGGTCCATCGCTCGGTTTGCCGGGCAAAACGGTCGAGCTCGCGCGTATCCCGCTCCAGCGTCACGACGAGGCTGCCAGCCTGCTCAACGCATGATGTGTATTGCGACCACCAAGCGGCTGCCGCCTGACCATATCTGATGACGGGTTCTTCCGCGCTTTCGCCCTCACAGAAGGGGGCCAGCATGCCGCCCGCCCACCAGGAACAATGGTGGTCACCCGGCCCGCCAGCGGGATCGACAAGGCGCACCAGCAGGCCACGGCCGGTCAACTCGACCGCCATGCAAAGCCCGGCAACACCGGCGCCTAGGATTTCAATTGGCCCATCAACAGCCATGAAAAAAGCCGCTCTCAAGGGGAGGCGGCCTGGGCATGGATCGCTGCTGCTGATTGATCCCGTTCCCTACGCCGGCACTGCCCGGATCAGGTTCGATGGGTTGATGCGTCTGCACCTCTCAGCCGCCAATCTGCGGCACCCCAACGGTTACGTTTTGAGATGTAGAGTGCCGGACCATTGGCGACAAGTTCTGATCGCTTGGTTTGTGATGATTAATCGACAGATACCGGTACAGCCGATGGGCCTGCGCCAAACTTCTGTCGATAGGCGGATGGTGAGACGCCGCGCACCCGCTGAAACGCACGCCGCATCTGTTCTCCATTGCTAAAGCCAACCTGTGCTTGGATGGTCTGCAGGCCCAGGGTTGATTGGTGCATCAGGTCACAAGCCTGCTCAACCCGCAGCCGCTCAACGAACCGGGCCGGACTAACCCCCAGCTTGGCTGTGAAGAGGCGTGAGAAATGCCGCTCACTCATCCCAACCTTGGCCGCCATTTCAGGCACGGTCAGAGGTTGGGCGGGGTCAGCCAGAATGTCCGAGACGAGCCCGGCAAAGCGGGTCCCACTACTGGTCGTTTGTAGTTCCAGCGCCGCGCTGAACTGCCGTTGCCCACCGCCACGCTTGGTCGGCAGCACCAGAGACTTCGCCAGCCTTAAGGTCTCCGCCTGACCTAGATCCTCTTCAACCATGGCCAGGGCCATATCGATGCCAGAGGTCACGCCCGCCGATGTCCAGATGCCGTCATCATGCGTAAAAATGGCATCCTCCTGGACGTTGATATGGGGGTAGTCGGCGGCCAATTGCTCGCATCCCTCCCAATGGGTGGTGGCCTGCCTGCCGTCCAACAACCCTGCGGCGGCCAGGACAAAGGCGCCAAGGCAGATGGAGCCCAGGCGTCGCGTTGTCGTGGCCAGGGTTTGGAGGTGGGCAAGGAGTTCTTGATCCATCGCCGCCGCAAAGGCGCTATTGCCACCTGAGACCAGCACCGTATCCCAGGGGTAGGCTGGGAAATCGCTGAATGGGCGGGTTTGTAGCGGCGTGACGGTGTCTGTGCCGACCAGGCCGCCGGTGATTGAAACCAAATCAATCTGATAGGCGGCATCGCCTGCGGCAGTACGGGCGTCACTGAACACCTGAAGCGGTCCACACACATCGATCAGCTTTGTGCGCTCAAACAGAATGATAGCAATGCGGATCGGGGTGGCAGAAATTATGGGCATAATGTCATTTATGCCAATTGGGCCGTGCGGTATCAATCATCCTCTAGCTGATGAGAGGGGCCGATATGCTCGTTCTTCGACCAAATTGCCGCCTTTGCGGCTGCGACCTGCCACCGGACAGCACCAAGGCGCGCATTTGCTCTTACGAATGCACCTATTGCTCTGATTGCGTTGATGGTGAGCTTCAGAATGTTTGCCCAACCTGCGGCGGTGGCTTCGTGCCCCGCCCCATTCGCCCGCGCAAATCCTGGCGGCCAGAACGCCAGGTGGGCCTAGAACATCACCCCGCCACGACCGAGCGTGAGGGGCTCCTATTCTCAAAAGAAGACATCGCCCAATTCGTCGCCCGGATTAAGGATATCCCGCCGGAAGAGCGCTGATCCCCAGCAATTCAGTCGGCTGATTTCCCTTCCATTGAGGTCATCAGCTTGCGCAACAGCGCATCCAGCTGCGCAACCTCATCTTGGTTTAGATCAGACAGGATCGCTCCCTGGGTCTGAACATGATCAGCCATGACCGCGTCAATCAGTTTGAAGCCCTCAGCGGTTAGCTTAACAACCGCACGCCTAGCGTCCTCTGGGTCGGGTGAACGGCTCACCAGGCCCGCTTTGACCAGCTGGTCGATCCTATTGGTCATTGTGCCCGAGGTGATCATCATCGACCCCATCAACTCCCCAGCTGATAGCGCATGGGGCGGTGGGGAGCGGCGCAATGTGGCCAGCACATCGAAGCTGGAAGCATTCAGTTCATACTTGGCAAACGTCTCCCCCATTCGTCGAGAGAAGCCATGCGCCACCCGGCTAAATCGGCCGATGGGGCCCATGGCCGTCGTGTCCAGATCGGGGCGTTCAGCGGCCCATTGGGCCAGAATTTTATCAACGGCATCCATAGGTCATGGTTTTAGCGAGATGGATATCTTGAGATCAAGATAAAGGATTTTTCGCCATGAACCGATCACTCGCCCTCATGCTCACAGGTCTTGCCCCAGCCATTTGGGGCAGCACCTATCTGGTCACGACAGAGTTCCTGCCAGATGGCTATCCGCTCACCGCAGCAATGCTGCGCGCCTTGCCTGCGGGGTTACTTTTGCTGTTGCTTACTCGTGTCTTACCCAAGGGGGTTTGGTTGCTGCGTGTCGCCATTTTGGGAGCGCTGAACTTCTCTATCTTTTGGTGGCTATTGTTCGTGGCTGCCTATGAGCTGCCCGGTGGGGTGGCCGCTACGATTGGCGCGATCCAGCCATTGATCGTTCTCTACCTCGCTAAACTTCTGCTGGATCAGCAGGTCCGGTTTGCGGCGGTTGCCGCTGGTCTGGCCGGTGTGGTGGGGGTGGCGTTGCTCGTCCTGACCCCAGCAGCCGCGTTGAACGCGACCGGGGTTCTGGCCGCCGCCGGTGGCGCGTTTTCCATGGCTGTCGGCACTGTTCTGACCCGCAAATGGCAACCGCCGGTCTCCGCACTTACCTTCACCGCTTGGCAGTTGGTGGCGGGTGGTTTGCTGCTGTTGCCAGCCGCCCTGATTTTCGAGCCCTCCTTGCCCGCACTCTCAATTGAGAACGTTGGTGGCTTTACCTATCTGGGGCTGATTGGTGGTGCTTTGACCTATGTGCTCTGGTTCCGCGGCATTGCCGTTCTTGGGCCGGCGGCCGTCGCACCACTTGGCTTGTTGAGCCCGGTGTCAGCCTTACTACTGGGCTGGGGTATTGCCGACGAAAGTTTCACCGTGCTTCAAACCATTGGCGTGGCGCTTGTTTTGGGCAGTATCTGGTTCAGCCAATGGGCCCAGTCTCGAGGCCCGATCGCATCTCCCCGACAACCGCTAAGGGCGGCATAGGGTTGGTGATCAACCGTGGTTTTCGGCGCCCATGGTTGAGAACATCTCGGTCAGGTCGACGGTCGAGGTCTCGCCGATATCATCGTAATTGGCTTTAAGCCATTTATCGGCGGCCTCCCGCCCGATATCGCGGAGGTGGACGAGGAAATCCCACTCGGCGTTCAGCTTAGATGAGGCGCTAAGCGGCCGCATTTCTTTGCGGGCCTCAATCATGTGCACATGCTTGGTGCGGTGATGGGTATCTTTGAGTTTACCCTCCGCATTCAGGCGATTAACGAACTCAATCGCGCGCAGATCCCGCAGCAAGGAGCCGTTGAAGGTAATCTCATTGACCCGGTTTAGGATGTCCCGCGCGGTGGTTGGCGTCCCCTCCCGGAAGATCGGGTTGATCTGGACGATCACGATGTCATCGGATTCTGAGCTGTTATAGAACGGGAACAGCACCGGGTTGCCCATATAGCCGCCATCCCAGTAGGGCTCGCCGTCAATCTCCACCGCCTTAAACAGGAAGGGCAGGCAGGCCGACGCCATGACCACATTCAGGTCAATCTCATCCCGAGAGAAGACGCGGACCTTACCCGTCTCAACATTGGTGGCGGAGATGTAGACCTGAAGTGAGCGTGAGGCGCGCACCTTCTCAAAATCTACATTCTCATCAACCAGGTCGCGCAGTGGGTTGATATCGAAGGGGTTGAGGTCATAGGGCGAGGTGAGGCGCCCCATCAGATCCATCAGGATATAGGCGGGGGAGTTATCCAAACTCCAAACCCCCAGCATCTGGTCCAGCGGCGTCCGCTTGAATGGGCTGGTTCGGGCGGCCTCGCTCACCGCGCGCCAGAACTTCTCAAGCGCGACACGGGCCCCCTCGGCCGCCCCCTCATACATGCCTTCCGCCGCGACAACGGCGTTCATCGCACCGGCGGAGGTGCCGGAGATTGCCTCAATCCAGAGATTATCAATCTCAAATAACCGGTCGAGCACACCCCAGGTAAAGGCACCATGGGCGCCGCCGCCTTGCAGGGCGAGATTGACGGTTTTGGCGTGGCGGGGCTTACGCTCACCCATGGCTTTAAGTTTCCTTGCGGTATTGCGGGTCACCGGGGCAAGCGCGCCGGTTGCTGGCCTTGGTTCGATCGTTTAGACCGAATGCCAGTATCATCATGCCCTAATAAAGACCATTGGCGATTGCCTGTCATTGGTCGGTCTTTGGGTCGTTAGCAAACGTGATCAGACCAGATCGCAGCGGAAGTTACGTGAATGGCGAATATCGCCGCACAATTGGTGATGGTTGGCTGGGGCTGGATCTATCTGGGCCTCGCTGTTGGTGCTGCCTTCCTGATTTTTGGCCTCGACCGGGTGGATGAGGATGCCCGGGGCACAGTGATCTTCCGCGTCCTATTGGTGCCCGGCCTGATTTTGCTCTGGCCCTTGGTGCTTTATCGCTGGTGGGCACTGGAAACGGGGCATGAGGCAAAGGCGCAGAATTGGCGTGCCCGTTACCTGCCACCGCGTAAGGCCCATGGTGTGGTTTGGGCCGTGTTAGCGGTGTTGATCCCTGTCGTGCTGGTAACCGCCCTTTTGCTGAAAGAGGACAAGCAATCGGCCACCGCACCGGTGCAACTGGCCCCACCAGAAGCTTCTGCCTCTCAAGGGGAGGTGACGCGGTGAGCGTTAAGTACCAACCCGTCCAATGGAACCGGTTTAAGAACCGATACAACGCCGTCGTGCTGGCCATGGTGTTTGCCTATCTCGGCATCTTCCTTGGCTTTGGCAATGATCTGGCAGGTCATGCCCTGACCCCCGATGGGGCGATCCATACGGCGCGCGCCTTTGGCAGCTGCGCGTTCCTGATGCTGACGGTGATCCTGTGCATCGGGCCCTTGGCGCGGCTGGATCAGCGGTTTCTGCCACTGCTCTACAACCGTCGCCATTTTGGCGTGCTGACCTTTGTTGTGGCGATGACCCATGTGATGGCGGTCAGCAATTGGTACTTTGCATTCAGCCCAACACCGATGCTGGAGGCGATGCTGTCATCGAACACCAGCTATCGCCAATATCTGGGCTTCCCGTTTGAGGTGTTGGGGATGTTCACCCTGCTGTCCCTCGCAGCACTGGCTTTCACCAGCCATGATTTCTGGCTGAAGTTCCTGACCCCGCTGATTTGGAAGGCGATCCACTTCTCAATCTACCCGGCCTATGCTGCGCTGGTCGGGCATGTAGCCCTCGGCGCGCTGCAGGATGAGACGGATACCGCGTTTGCCATTGTGGTGGTGATCTGCGCCTTTACCGTTTGTGCGCTGCATGCACTTGCGGCGTTTGCTGAGGCGAAGCGCGGGGCACTGGCCGCCAATGGCGTGGCGGATTTCTCAACCTGGCAAATCGTCGGCGCACCGGCTGAGATCGCTGAGGGGGAGGCCAAGGTCGTACGCCTTACCAGTGGTGGTCGTGCCGCCATATTCCGGCATGAGGGGGCGTTTTCTGCCATTTCCAACGCCTGTGCGCACCAGAATGGGCCGTTGGGTGAGGGGCGTATCCTTAAAGGCTGCGTCACCTGTCCATGGCATGGGTTTCAGTACGATGTGCGCAATGGGCGGTCGCCGGCGCCGTTTACTGAGATGATCCCCACCTACAATCTGGCGCTTCATGACGGGCAACTCCTGATCGATCCAACGCCCAACCCGCCGGGCACACCGACCGAGGCCATTCCAGCGCCGGAGGTGGCATCATGAGCCGCCTGACCGATCCGCTGAAGCCGCCCGGGGAGAAAGATTTCTTCATCGGCTGGGCCCCAACGCCTGGCTACCTAAAGCGGTTTCTGGTCGTAATTGGTCTGCTGCTCGTCCTTGGCTTTACTGGCCTGGCGACGCTCATCGCTGCCACCAAGCCCGATCCCGGTCCTGGTCAGTTTCAGTTCGGTTGGGGGCGCCAAACCCTTGAGGGCGTGTTGGTCGCCGAACCCTATCCAACCCTGACCGTGGCGGTGGGCAGCGAGCGGGTTGCCGCCGGTGAAACCATCCTACTCGCCGGACCGGGTAAGCGCGGTGTGCAGGCACAGGCAACGCCGCTGGACGGCAGCTACGTGCGGGCCGAGGGCATTATGCTGAACCGGGGTGAGCTGCAGATGATGCAGGCGCGCGTTGGCCGCAATGGGCTTAAGGCCGCCGAGACGGATCAAGACATCGCACCGCCGGTGGAGACCGATTTGGGCACTTGGCGTCTAACTGGCGAGCTGTGTGACGGCAAATGCCTGTCCGGCGCCATGCGTCCGGGCACCGGCCTGTCCCACAAGGCCTGCGCCAATCTCTGCCTAGTTGGCGGTGCGCCGCCGGTCTTGGTGACGACAGAGCCGGTGGAAGGGTCTGGGTTCATGCTGGTTGGTGCGCCCGATGGCGGCCCGGTTGGTGATCGCCTTTACGATCTGACCGGTCGGCTGGCGACCATGGAGGGGCAGCTGAAGCGCCGGGGCAATATGCTGATCTTCCTCACTGACCTTGATCAAGCGAGCGTGGCGCCATGAGTGAGCAGCCCATTCTACCGTCATGGCGTTTGGTCCTGGCTGGGCTCGTCGGGTTTCTGATTGTGGCCAGCATTACCGTGCTGCTGCTTTACCTCTCTGAATTCTGGCAGTTCAGGCTATGGGGCCGGGAGGGGCTGTTCGGCCTCGAATGGCTTCGCCCCCAAGGCAACATTGTGGGTCGTGAACTAGGCCAGCTCTTGCGTGGCAGCGGATTTGGTGCCCTTGGTAATCTCGACATCCTGCTTTGGGTCATGGGCAGTTTCCTGGCCCTGACCTGGCTTGACCGCCTGTGGAAGCGGGTTGCCGGGTGGTTCGCCAAACCGGCGGATAAGGCCGAATAGGCGATCAGGTCACGCGGTTACTGGCCTTTAGCGTGCAGGCGGGCTAAAACCCGGGCCGCGGCCCCATCTTTTGGATTGAAGCACATGTCCATCCTTCACTTGCTTACTCGCCTCACCATCGCAGTGACCGTGCTGGTCACCTTCAGCGTAACCGCGCCACAAACCGCGAAGTCGGCAGAGTTTACCTTCTCCGTTCATCACTTCCTGAGTGCCCGGGCTCTGACCCACACCCAGATGATTGAGCCTTGGGCAAAGCGGATTGAGGAAGCCTCAAACGGCCGCATCAAGTTTGAGATTTATCCGGCCATGGCCCTGGGTGGTAAGCCGCCGGAGCTGTATCGCCAGGTGCGCGACGGTGTGGTGGACA
Proteins encoded:
- a CDS encoding EamA family transporter, with the translated sequence MNRSLALMLTGLAPAIWGSTYLVTTEFLPDGYPLTAAMLRALPAGLLLLLLTRVLPKGVWLLRVAILGALNFSIFWWLLFVAAYELPGGVAATIGAIQPLIVLYLAKLLLDQQVRFAAVAAGLAGVVGVALLVLTPAAALNATGVLAAAGGAFSMAVGTVLTRKWQPPVSALTFTAWQLVAGGLLLLPAALIFEPSLPALSIENVGGFTYLGLIGGALTYVLWFRGIAVLGPAAVAPLGLLSPVSALLLGWGIADESFTVLQTIGVALVLGSIWFSQWAQSRGPIASPRQPLRAA
- a CDS encoding MarR family transcriptional regulator, whose translation is MDAVDKILAQWAAERPDLDTTAMGPIGRFSRVAHGFSRRMGETFAKYELNASSFDVLATLRRSPPPHALSAGELMGSMMITSGTMTNRIDQLVKAGLVSRSPDPEDARRAVVKLTAEGFKLIDAVMADHVQTQGAILSDLNQDEVAQLDALLRKLMTSMEGKSAD
- the thiS gene encoding sulfur carrier protein ThiS, with translation MKITVNGNPHEVSDGNLAKALITLGYGDATVATAVNGQFVPGPARAAHTLNDGDSIEVLAPMQGG
- a CDS encoding DUF1272 domain-containing protein — its product is MLVLRPNCRLCGCDLPPDSTKARICSYECTYCSDCVDGELQNVCPTCGGGFVPRPIRPRKSWRPERQVGLEHHPATTEREGLLFSKEDIAQFVARIKDIPPEER
- a CDS encoding FAD-dependent oxidoreductase, whose protein sequence is MAVDGPIEILGAGVAGLCMAVELTGRGLLVRLVDPAGGPGDHHCSWWAGGMLAPFCEGESAEEPVIRYGQAAAAWWSQYTSCVEQAGSLVVTLERDTRELDRFARQTERWTQIDADRIGELEPDLAGRYRKTLFFEGEAHLTPRQALAELLAWLQERGITIEAEPSNNPALTIDCRGLAAQDNLTDLRGVKGEMLVLHCPDVTLNRPIRLLHPRYPLYIVPRGNGVFMLGATQIEAQDRSRITARSMLELLSAAYALHPGFGEASVIEIGVDARPAFPDNLPRIRRRARTDGSEIIFANGLFRHGYLLAPTLACMVADWITQDTTPEFADEDHRQRQSA
- a CDS encoding thiazole synthase, whose amino-acid sequence is MRAFYDYTPTLPLMLGTAQYPSPAIMADAFRQSGAEIATVSLRRESSVSKDGQAFWQLVQELGVHILPNTAGCHTVKEAVTTAEMAREVFGTDWIKLEVIGHTDTLQPDVYGLVEATRILAEQGFKVFPYTTEDLVVAERLLEAGCELLMPWGSPIGSGLGLNNEYGLRSLRAHFPEVPLIIDAGLGLPSHAARAMELGMDGVLLNTAVAKAGDPVAMAQGFAKAVEAGMLAAKADPIEPRDMAAPSTPVIGKAFLT
- the tenA gene encoding thiaminase II → MTTPPTYGSAFAAWRQAAGDVWQAYTRHTFVEGLRDGSLPREAFIHYLVQDYVFLVHFSRAWALAVTKADTLDEMKAAAATVNALVNHEMQLHIETCAKEGIREAELFNASEEAANLAYTRYVLEAGYSGDFLDLMAALAPCVLGYGEIGARLADEAAPTTSYRPWIDVYAGEEYQQVCRDVGALIDNALTHRLGENYQTLPRWSQLQARFDTATALEVDFWSMGLIGAKAAA
- a CDS encoding HesA/MoeB/ThiF family protein; amino-acid sequence: MSDEQGATDRYARQSILPAIGAEGQAKIRVAHALIVGAGGLGVPVLQYLAGAGIGRLTIIDPDAVALSNLHRQPLYREDQIGRPKVKAAAPSLRGLNDDVELVAIQGRLSPANAARLVAEADIVIDCADSFAVSYTLSDICFKTKIPLVTGSALGLEGYAAGVCGGAPSLRAVFPDLPARAQNCATAGVLGPVVGIIGSLQAQMALAILVELTPSPLGQMVTVDAASYRFGGFRFDNAPEPAQAGFQFIAPDQATDADFLVELRGGMEAPAPFHAAAMRAEVGDFGADGPAPSGKQRAVFCCRSGLRAWQAASRLAPHTDCEIVLIAAG
- a CDS encoding helix-turn-helix domain-containing protein, which produces MPIISATPIRIAIILFERTKLIDVCGPLQVFSDARTAAGDAAYQIDLVSITGGLVGTDTVTPLQTRPFSDFPAYPWDTVLVSGGNSAFAAAMDQELLAHLQTLATTTRRLGSICLGAFVLAAAGLLDGRQATTHWEGCEQLAADYPHINVQEDAIFTHDDGIWTSAGVTSGIDMALAMVEEDLGQAETLRLAKSLVLPTKRGGGQRQFSAALELQTTSSGTRFAGLVSDILADPAQPLTVPEMAAKVGMSERHFSRLFTAKLGVSPARFVERLRVEQACDLMHQSTLGLQTIQAQVGFSNGEQMRRAFQRVRGVSPSAYRQKFGAGPSAVPVSVD
- a CDS encoding thiamine phosphate synthase; amino-acid sequence: MSTLDAFYPIFDSSDWLRRTLPLGVKLVQLRVKDRSDEETRDEITVARDLCAQNGAQLIVNDYWQIAIDTGCDYVHLGQEDLDDADVPAIRQAGIKLGISTHSHEELDRALSFDPDYVALGPIYPTILKQMPWDPQGLDRVGEWKRLIGDRPLIAIGGMTVERAAGALAAGADVVSVVTDITLNNDPEARVHAWIEATR